CGCTGCTGACCTACCGCGCCGCATGGCAGCGCGACCAGGGCCGCAGCGTCACGCGCGAGGCCGCCATGGCTAAGATGACCGCCACCGAGAACGCCCAGCAGGTGATCGACGCCGCCGTGCAGATGTGGGGCGGCCTGGGCGTGGTCAGCGAACAGCCGGTCGAGCGGCTGTACCGCGAGATCCGCGCGCTGCGCATCTATGAAGGCGCGACCGAGGTGCAGCAGCTCATCATCGCGCGCGACCTGCTGCGCAGCGTGGCCCGGGATGCGGCCGCGCCCGCCACCGCGCCTACTGCACCCATCGCGCCCATCGCGCCTTGACCACCGCCCGCGACAGAGAGCCCGCCATGCCCAGTGCCCACCTCGACACGTTCGCCCGCGATCGCCTGCCGCCGCCGGAGCTCCAGCCGGTCTACCGGTTCGATCTGCCGGCGCTGCAATTCCCGCCGCGGCTCAATTGCGCGACCGAGCTGCTCGACCGGCGCGTCGCCGCCGGCGAGGGCGATCGCCTGTGCATCCGGGCGCCGGGCGGCCTGCTCTGGACCTATGCCGACCTGCAGGAACACGCCAACCGCATCGCCAACGTGCTCGTGCACGAGATGGGCGTGGTGCCCGGCAATCGCGTGCTGCTGCGCGCGCCCAACAACCCGATGCTGGCGGCCTGCTGGTTCGCGGTGATGAAGGTGGGGGCGATCGCCGTGGCCACCATGCCGCTGCTGCGCGCCAAGGAGCTCGGGCAGATCCTGGCCAAGGGCGAGATCGGCTTCGCCCTGTGCGATGCGCGGCTGGCCGACGCGCTGCGCGATGCGGTCGGGCAGGCTGCCATGCCGGTGCGTATCCGCTGCTTCAACGACGCCTCGCCCGACGGCCTGGAAGCGGCGATGGCGCGCCAGTCCGCCGCCTTCGTCAACGTCGACACGGCGGCCGACGACACCTGCCTGCTCGCCTTCACCTCAGGCACCACCGGCGTGCCCAAGGCGACCATGCATTTCCACCGCGACGTGATGGCGATCTGCGCCTGCTGGCCGCCGCACGTGCTGCGCCCCCACCCCGACGACATCTTCATCGGCAGCCCGCCGATGGCGTTCACCTTCGGGCTGGGCGGCCTGCTGCTGTTTCCGATGAGCGTGGGCGCCTCGACGGTGCTGCTGGAGAAGGCCTCGCCCAATGACCTGGTGGATGCCATCCGCGCGTTCGGCGCCACCGTGCTGTTCACCGCGCCGACCACGTACCGCAACATCGCCGCGCGCGGGGACGAACTGCGCGCCACGCCGCTGCGCCGCTGCGTCTCCGCCGGCGAGGCGCTGCCCGCCGCCACGCGCGCGCTGTGGAAGCACGCCACCGGCATCGAGCTGATCGACGGCATCGGCGCGACCGAGATGCTGCACATCTTCATCTCCGCCGCCGATGACGACGTGCGTCCCGGCGCCACCGGCAAGCCGGTCCCCGGCTACGTCGCCCGCGTGGTGGACGCGCACGGCAACCCGGTGCCGCCCGGCACCGTGGGCCGGCTTGCGGTGCAGGGGCCGACCGGCTGCCGCTACCTCGCCGACGACCGCCAGGGCAAGTATGTGCAGCACGGCTGGAACCTGACCGGCGACGCCTACGTGATGGACGAGGAGGGCTATTTCCACTACCACTCGCGCACCGACGACATGATCGTCTCATCGGGCTACAACATCGCCTCGCCCGAGGTGGAGGATGCGCTGCTGCTGCATCCGGCCGTGGCCGAGTGCGGCGTGATCGGCGTGCCGGACGCGGAGCGCGGGCAGATCGTCAAGGCCTTCGTGGTGCTGCATCCGGGCCATGAACCCGGGCCGGCCATGGTCAAGGCGCTACAGGACTTCGTCAAGCAGACTGTGGCGCCGTACAAGTACCCGCGCGCCATCGAGTTCTGCGCCAGCCTGCCGCGCAGCGAAGTCGGCAAGCTGCTGCGCTACCGGTTGCGCGAGGGCGGGCCGTTATGACCGCGCATTTCGAGCGCGCCGCGCGCATCCGCTTCGGCCACTGCGACCCGGCCGGCATCGTGTACTTCCCGCAATACCTGGTGCTGTTCAACGGCCTGGTCGAGGACTGGTTCACCGATGGCCTGGGCATCTCGTACGCCGACATGCTGGGCCCGCGCCGCATCGGGCTGCCGATCGTCAAGCTGCACTGCGAGTTCAGCGCCATCAGCCGCATGGGCGACGACGTGCAGCTCAAGCTGCGGCTGGAGCGGCTGGGCAACGCCTCGCTGTCGCTGGCGCTCGACTGCTGGGCCGGCGACGAGCAGCGCGTGCGATCGCAGCAGGTGCTGGTGTTCACCGATCTCCATACGCATCGCGCCATTGCAGTGCCACCCGATGTGCGGCGGGCGCTGGCCGCATGCGCCTGACAACAACAACGCAACCAAGGAACGGACCGATGCAGGTGCTTCTTCCCCCCGGCTGGCCGCGCCCGAAGGGCTATGCCAACGGCGTGTCCGCGCGCGGACGCATGATCTTCGTGGCCGGCATGATCGGCTGGGACGCGCAGGGCGTGTTCCACACCGACGACTTGGCCGGCCAGGTGCGCCAGGCGCTGCAGAACATCGTCGAAGTCCTGGCCGAAGGCGGCGCCAGACCCACGCACATCGTGCGCATGACCTGGTACGTGACCGACAAGCGGGCCTACGTGTCGGCCTACCGGGAGATCGGCGAAATCTTCCGCGAGCTGATCGGCAGCTTCAGCATCGCCATGACGGCGGTGGAGGTGTCGGCGCTGGTGGAAGACCGCGCCAAGGTGGAGATCGAGGTGACGGCGGTGGTGCCGGATTGAGGTGGGACGGGGCTCCGCCGCGCAGCGGAGCGCCGCCCAAGCAACGCCATCAGGCTCCCAACCCCATCACGGCTCGTTCCGCAAATACCCCTCCTTGCTCGGATCGGGCATCGTGTACGACACGATCAGCGACACGGCGCACAGTGCGGTCACGTACCAGTAGAACGTCGATTCGCTGCCGGCCGATTTGAACCACAGCGCGATGTACTCCGCCGATCCGCCGAACACCGCGTTGGCGATCGCGTACGACAGGCCCACCCCCATCGCGCGCACTTCCGGCGGGAACATCTCGGCCTTGATCAGCCCGCTGATCGACGTATAGAAGCTGATGATCGCCAGCGCTGCGATGACGAGGCCGAACGCCGCGTACGGGCTTGTTACGCTGGCCAGCGCTCGCATCAGCGGTACCGTGAACAGCACCGTGCCCACCCCGAACAGGATCATCGACATGCGGCGGCCGATGCGGTCGGACAGCGCGCCGAACACCGGCTGCAGCACCATGTAGACGAACAGCGCCGCCGTCATCACGTTGGAGGCGGTCTTGGTGTTCATCCCGGCGGTGTTGACCAGGTACTTCTGCATGTATGTGGTGAACGTGTAGAAGATCAACGAGCCGCCGGCGGTGAAGCCGATCACCCGCAGGAAGGCGCCCTTGTGCTGCCATGCGCCGCGGATCGTGCCGGCGTGCTTGGCTTCGCGCGATGCGGTGCTCTGGGTCTCGTCGAGCGAGCGGCGCAGATAGAGCGAAATCAGCGCCGACAGCGCGCCCGCCACGAACGGAATGCGCCAGCCCCAGGCCTTGAGCTCCGCGGTCGACAGGATCTGCTGAAGCACCACCAGCACCAGCAGCGCGCACAGCTGGCCGCCGATCAGCGTGACGTACTGGAACGATGCGAAGAAGCCGCGGCGCCCCTTGAGCGCCACCTCGCTCATATAGGTGGCGCTGGTACCGTACTCGCCGCCGACCGACAGCCCCTGGAACAACCGTGCCACCAGCAGCAGGAACGGCGCCAGCGCCCCGATCTGCGCATAAGTGGGCAGCACCGCGATGACCAGCGAGCCGCCGCACATCATCAGCACCGAGATCATCATGGCGATGCGGCGTCCGTGCTGGTCGGCAATGCGGCCGAACAGCCAGCCGCCGATCGGCCGCATCAGGAAGCCCGCCGCGAACACCCCGGCGGTGTTCATCAGCTGCGTGGTCGTGTTGCCGCTGGGGAAGAACGCCGGCGCGAAATACAGCGAGCAGAACGCGTAGACGTAGAAATCGAACCACTCGACAAGGTTGCCCGACGACGCGCCGACGATCGCGAAGATGCGGCGCCGGGTGTCATGCGGGGCCATCGCGGCTTGGGAAGCTTGGGCGGCTGGGGTGCTCATGGGCGGGCCTCTGGGTGGGGTTCTCGGGCGGCGCGCGGCCCAGCGGACAGCGTGCCCTGGCGCCAACGATTGTAGCGAGCGGCTCGCGTTCGCACCGCCCAGGATTGTCCCGATGCCGGAAGCCGGGCGTTGTGCTTTCCGCCTGGCCGGGCGGCTTCTGGGCGGCTTCCGGATGGGGCCGGAAGCACGCAGAAATGGGTACGCCCCGGGGTCCGCCCCTGTCAGGCCGGCACGGCGTGCAGCCGGATGCCGAGCGCCCGGATGACTTTCAGCATGGTCGCAAAGCTTGGGTTGCCGTCCTCGGAAAGCGCCTTGTACAGCCCTTCGCGCGTGATCCCGGTCTCGCGGGCGAGCCGGGTCATGCCGCGCGCACGCGCGACCACGCCCAGCGCGTGCGTAATGAACGCCGGGTCGTCCCCGGCTTCTTCCAGGCAGGCGTTGAGATAGGCGGCCATGTCCGCCTCGGTCCGGGGGTGTTCGGCCGAATCCCACGGCCGGGTCTTGAGGGTGCGTTGGGCCATCGTCATTCCATGTCGTCCACGTCGAGACGGCGGGACAGGTCAATTGCGCGACGGCTATCGGCTTCCTGCGTCGACTTGGCGCCGCCGCAGAGCAGTACGATCAGGACGACGCCGTGCTGCACGAAGTACAAGCGGCAGCCCGGCCCATGATCGATCCGCAGTTCGCGGATGCCGTCACGTACCGCTTTCATGTCGCCCGGGTGGCCCATCTGCAGGCGGTCGATGCGCACTTGGATGCGGCGTTGCGCAGCCTTGTCGCGGAGGCTGCAAAACCCGTCGTCAAAGAGTTCGGTCGTGCGGATCGTCAGCATGCAGGCATGCTAGTACCGCTGCACAGAGGTTATGACAGTTTGGCTGGGTTGCAGGACAGGCAAGCAGTTGTGGTCAACGAGCAGTTCGATGCTGCGAGCGAAGCCTGCTTGCCGGCGGATCAATCCATTGCGTTCGAGGTTGAGCACCATCTGATGGACGGAAGGAGCCGTGACGGCGAAGAAGCGCTGCATGTCGCGTTCGGCCGGAGCACGGGCGTTTATCAAGCTGTAGGCCCAGATGAAGGCGAGATACTGACCTTGCTTGTCGGTGAAGCTCGGGCAGGCTGAGCGCTCGCCAGACAATGGAAGCGGCTTCTGATTCATTCGGAACCCCGGCAGTCGAAGGAGGCCTCCCCCAAAGGAAGCCATCCGGATGAATCTACGCTATCGAGTCGAACTCGACCAATCCGAGCGTGAGGCGCTTGCCGCCATGCTAAGCGGCGGCAAGCACGCGGCACGCAAGCTCAAGCGAGCGCAAATCCTGCTTGCAGCGCACGCTGGCCAGGATGACGCAAGCATTGCCGCCACCGTGGCGGTTGGCGAATCCACGGTGTACCGCACCAAGCGTCGCTTCGTGGAGACGGGTCTGGAAGCGGCGCTGAACGAACAGGCTCGGCCTGGGGCGCAGCGCAAGCTCAGCGGCAAGGAAGAGGCCCTGCTGATCGCCACCGCCTGCACCAACCCGCCACCGGGACGTGCGCGCTGGACGCTGGAATTGCTCGCCGACACGCTCGTCAAGCTCACCGAGCACGAAGCGCTATCGCGCGAGACGGTACGCCGGCGCCTGGCCGAGAACGATCTGAAGCCCTGGCGCAAGGACATGTGGTGCATTCCCAAGATCGACGCGGAATACGTGGCACGCATGGAAGACGTGCTCGACCTGTATGCCGAAACTCCGGACCCGCGGCACCCGGTGGTGTGCTTCGATGAGAGTCCGACCCAACTCATCGGCGAGATACGACAACCGATCCCGGCCGAGCCGGGCAAGCCCTTGCGCTACGACTGCGAATACAAGCGCAACGGCACCGCCAATCTGTTCGTCTTCCTCGATGCACACTGCAGCTGGCGTAAGGTGAAAGTCACCGAACGCAGAACGGCAGATGACTTCGCCCAGTGCATGCGCGATCTGGTCGACATCCACTACCCCCAGGCACCGCGCATCCGGGTCGTGCTGGACAATCTGTCGACCCACACGCCTGCTGCGCTCTACCAAGCCCTGCCACCCGTAGAAGCTCGCCGCATCCTGCAGCGGATCGAATTCCACTACACCCCCAAGCACGCCAGTTGGCTCAACATGGTCGAGATCGAAATCGGCGTGCTGCGAAGCCAGTGCCTGGATCGCCGCATCGACTGCCGCGATCGGCTGATCACCGAAGTCGCGGCTTGGGAGCAACTGCGAAACGCCAGCGGCGCTCGCATCAACTGGATGTTCTCTACCGAAACGGCCCGCAAGAAATTGGCCAAGGCCTACCCAGTACCGACCTCTGACAAACCGTCATAACCTCTGTGCAAAGGTACTAGTGCCCGCATGCCTGCACTGTAAACCATGGTTGACAATTTGTCACGTCCCGGCCTGCCGATCGCTAACGCGTCCCCAGCCGCGCGTTGAAGATCAGCCGCAGCCCCAGCCCGATCGACGCGGTGGCCGTGCAGAACGCCATCAGCCCGGTCCATCGGCCACCGTTCCATGCCAGGCTCGCGCCGTACGCGCCGGCCGACATGCCGATGAACACGATGGTCATGAAGACCGCATTGATGCGGCTGCGTGCTTCCGGTGCCAGCGCGTAGATGATGGTCTGGTGCGACACCAGCGCTGCCTGCACGCCCATGTCGAAGAGCAGCGTGCCGATCACGATGGCGGGCAGCGAATGCGGGAACAGTGCCATCGCGGCAAAGGTCGCGGCCATCAGCAGCGCGCCGCCCGTCACGATGTGGCCGGGCGCCACGCGGCCCGACAGCCGCCCGGCAATGCTCGCACCCAGGGCGCCGGCCGCGCCGGCCAGGCCCAGCAGGCCGGCCTGCCCCGTCGATAGCCCGAGCGTGCCGGTCAGGTGCAGCGCTACGGTCGACCAGAACCCCGAGAACGCCACGGAGAGGCAAGCCTGCGTGAAGGCCGAGGCCCGCAGTCGCGGGTGCTGCGCAAACAGCGTGCCGAGCGAGCGCAGCAGCGTGAAATACGGCTGCCGCGTGGCCGGCGCCACGCCGAAATGCGCCGCCCGCACGGCCAGTGCCAGCCCCACGATCGCCGCCGCCGACACGCCGAAGGCCGCGCGCCAGCCGAAGTGGTCGGCCACGATGCCGCTGAACACCCGCGAGCCGACGATGCCGATCAGCAGCCCCGTCATCACCGTGCCGATGTTGCGATTGCGGTTGAGGTCGGTGCTGATGGCGGCCGCGCTGGGCACGAAATCCTGGGCGATGGTGGCCGCCAGGCCGATGGCGAAGCCGGACGCCGCCAGCATCGGCAGGCGGGGCGCGACGCAACTGCCGATCAGCGCGAACGTCAGCAGCACGGCCTTCCACAGGATCACCAGGCGGCGGTCGTAGCGGTCGCCCAGCGGGCCGAAGAAAAAAATGCCGCTGGCATAGCCGGCCGCCGTCAGCGTCGGCAGCACGCCCAGCGCGTGCGGTGCGATGTCCAGGTCGCGGCCGATCAGGCCGAGCAGCGGATGGTTCAGGTAGATGCACGCGACGCTGACGCCGGCGCCGGCCGTCAGCAGGCGGATCAGTCCCTGGGTGTCGGCGGTGGCGGATTGCGCGGAAGGGGTGGGAGCGGCCGGCATGGGAATCGCGTCGGGAGACGGGTGCTGCTTTGCGAAGAAAGCGGCGATGCTAGCAACGATTCGCCAAGCTTGCTGGCTGCCAATCGCCCTGCCGGGAGTGCGGCGATGGAGCCCAGTTGTGCAGGATCAGCCCTGGCGGCCGTTGCGCGGTGGCGTCCGCTCGCCTTCCTCGTCCGCGCTGCGGCCGCCGCGGCCGGCATTGTCGATCCACAGGCGGGCGCGGTCTTCGCCCACGCGCGACAGTTCCATGCGGTACTCGTAGCGGTCGGGCCGGTACAGGCCCTGCAGCAGTTGCACCGGGCGTCCGCTCATCTCGCGCACGATGCGCTGCACGGACAGCAGCGGCGCGCCCACGGCGATGTCCAGGTATTGCGCCGTCGCCACGTCCGCCAGGCGTGCCGATACCACCTGGGAGGCCCGGTCGATGCGCACGCCCGAGGCCTCGATCAGCCGCAGCAGCGACTGGTTCGCCAGGCGCTCCAGCGTGAGCTTGACGGTCACATCCAGCGGCAGCCAGGTGGTGATCAGCGCCATCGGCGTGTCTTCCAGGTGGCGCACGCGGACCAGTTTCTTGATCGGCGTGCCGGGGGCGACCTCGAGCAGCTTGGCCTCGTCGGGCGGTGCCATCACGTCTTCGAATTCGACCACCACGGCGGAGGTCCGCTCGCCCACGTCGATGATGTTCTGCAACAGGGTCTGGCCGTCGCTGGCCGCCGCCGGATCGTCCGGGTGCACGACAAAGGTACCCATGCCGCGATGGCGGCGCACCAGGCCTTCCTTGACGAGGTAGTCGAACACGCGCCGCATGGTGACGCGCGATGCACCGAACTGCCGTGCCAGTTCGATCTCGCCGGGCATCGGTCCGTCACCGAACTTGCCTTCGAGAATCTGCTGGCGCAGCACGACGTAAATCTGGTGGTAGAGCGGTACCACGGCATCGGGCATGGCGGTCGCGGTCCGGCTGGAGCCGATGTGGGTGAAGCGGTGATGGGCGGGCCGCGCCTCAGCGGGTGGGCGGTGCCGGGTGCGGCATGGCAGGCCGCGCAGGAAGCGGGCCGGCTGCCGACAATCTTCGCGACGATAGGCGCTTTTACTGAACGTGTAAAGCTGTGGATTACCTGTTCGAGACCGCTTCCGGGTTCCCTTCGGCGGTGTCGTCCGGCCGGCCGGCGCGGTGTCGGTAGTGCGGGTTGCGTTCCGGCACCGAGTCCTGCGGTGCCACTTCCTGCCCGACCGCGTTGACGAGCGCCACGTGGATCGGCGTGCCGCTCGCGCGGTCGCGCAGCAGGATCGGGCCTTCGCCGTCGGGCGTCAGATACCGGTCTCCCCACTGCATCAGTGCAACGATGGCCGGCAGCAGGTCGACCCCGGCGCGCGTGAGCCTATAGGCGTCTCGCACGCGATCGCCCGGCTCCTGGTAGGGCACCCGGCGCAAGATGCCGTGCGCCACCAGCGCCTTCAGCCGCGACGACAGGATCGCCGACGAACAGCCGATCCGGCGCAGGAACTCGTCGAACCGCGTCACGCCCGAGAACGCCTCGCGCAGCACGAGCAGCGTCCATTTCTCGCCCACGAGCGACACCGCCCCGCCGATGGAGCACGGTGCCTTCATCGATGCCACCAACTCGGAAGCGGACGGAACGGGGAACGGTTCAGGTGTCTTCATACCAAAAAGCATAGCCTAAAGCTGACTTTGTTTGCAAAAGTCAGGGCTTCTGCTAAGCTGGATTCAATTCCGAAAGCTAGATGGCAATCCCGGCGCTTCGGTCAGACCGATTCTTCGCGTGAGGAGACCCCGCATGCTCTACACCATTCACCGCTATCCCGCCCAATGGATCGATCGCTGGACCATGCCGGACGGCACCGCCGCCACCGTGCGCCCCATCCTGCCGCAGGATGCGCCGCTGGCGGTCGCGCTGGTCGAGGGGCTGTCGCCCGAGTCGCGCTATGCGCGCTTCCTGGTCGGCGGCGGGCGCTTGTCCGACGAGATGCTCGCGGCCTACACGCAGGTCGATTATGTGAATCACCTGGCACTGGTGGTCAGCGTGGCCGATGCCGACGGCAGCGGTGAACGGCTGATCGCCGATGGCCGCTTCGTGCTGCAGGATGGTGTGGCCGAATTCGCCTTGCTGGTGGCCGATGACTGGCAGGGCAAGGGGGTCGGCCGGCGCCTGTTCGCGATGCTGATCCGGGCGGTGCGCGCGGCGGGTGCGCGGGAGGTCTTCGGCGAAGTGCTGTCGATGAACCGCCGCATGATCGCCCTGGCCCGCGATGCCGGCTTCCAGGTGGCCAGCGTGCCCGGCGACGCGACGGTCTGCACCGTGCACCTG
The nucleotide sequence above comes from Ralstonia solanacearum K60. Encoded proteins:
- a CDS encoding AMP-binding protein, whose product is MPSAHLDTFARDRLPPPELQPVYRFDLPALQFPPRLNCATELLDRRVAAGEGDRLCIRAPGGLLWTYADLQEHANRIANVLVHEMGVVPGNRVLLRAPNNPMLAACWFAVMKVGAIAVATMPLLRAKELGQILAKGEIGFALCDARLADALRDAVGQAAMPVRIRCFNDASPDGLEAAMARQSAAFVNVDTAADDTCLLAFTSGTTGVPKATMHFHRDVMAICACWPPHVLRPHPDDIFIGSPPMAFTFGLGGLLLFPMSVGASTVLLEKASPNDLVDAIRAFGATVLFTAPTTYRNIAARGDELRATPLRRCVSAGEALPAATRALWKHATGIELIDGIGATEMLHIFISAADDDVRPGATGKPVPGYVARVVDAHGNPVPPGTVGRLAVQGPTGCRYLADDRQGKYVQHGWNLTGDAYVMDEEGYFHYHSRTDDMIVSSGYNIASPEVEDALLLHPAVAECGVIGVPDAERGQIVKAFVVLHPGHEPGPAMVKALQDFVKQTVAPYKYPRAIEFCASLPRSEVGKLLRYRLREGGPL
- a CDS encoding acyl-CoA thioesterase; the protein is MTAHFERAARIRFGHCDPAGIVYFPQYLVLFNGLVEDWFTDGLGISYADMLGPRRIGLPIVKLHCEFSAISRMGDDVQLKLRLERLGNASLSLALDCWAGDEQRVRSQQVLVFTDLHTHRAIAVPPDVRRALAACA
- a CDS encoding RidA family protein, whose amino-acid sequence is MQVLLPPGWPRPKGYANGVSARGRMIFVAGMIGWDAQGVFHTDDLAGQVRQALQNIVEVLAEGGARPTHIVRMTWYVTDKRAYVSAYREIGEIFRELIGSFSIAMTAVEVSALVEDRAKVEIEVTAVVPD
- a CDS encoding MFS family transporter, coding for MSTPAAQASQAAMAPHDTRRRIFAIVGASSGNLVEWFDFYVYAFCSLYFAPAFFPSGNTTTQLMNTAGVFAAGFLMRPIGGWLFGRIADQHGRRIAMMISVLMMCGGSLVIAVLPTYAQIGALAPFLLLVARLFQGLSVGGEYGTSATYMSEVALKGRRGFFASFQYVTLIGGQLCALLVLVVLQQILSTAELKAWGWRIPFVAGALSALISLYLRRSLDETQSTASREAKHAGTIRGAWQHKGAFLRVIGFTAGGSLIFYTFTTYMQKYLVNTAGMNTKTASNVMTAALFVYMVLQPVFGALSDRIGRRMSMILFGVGTVLFTVPLMRALASVTSPYAAFGLVIAALAIISFYTSISGLIKAEMFPPEVRAMGVGLSYAIANAVFGGSAEYIALWFKSAGSESTFYWYVTALCAVSLIVSYTMPDPSKEGYLRNEP
- a CDS encoding addiction module antidote protein — its product is MTMAQRTLKTRPWDSAEHPRTEADMAAYLNACLEEAGDDPAFITHALGVVARARGMTRLARETGITREGLYKALSEDGNPSFATMLKVIRALGIRLHAVPA
- a CDS encoding type II toxin-antitoxin system RelE/ParE family toxin — translated: MLTIRTTELFDDGFCSLRDKAAQRRIQVRIDRLQMGHPGDMKAVRDGIRELRIDHGPGCRLYFVQHGVVLIVLLCGGAKSTQEADSRRAIDLSRRLDVDDME
- a CDS encoding LexA family protein; its protein translation is MNQKPLPLSGERSACPSFTDKQGQYLAFIWAYSLINARAPAERDMQRFFAVTAPSVHQMVLNLERNGLIRRQAGFARSIELLVDHNCLPVLQPSQTVITSVQRY
- a CDS encoding IS630 family transposase, producing MNLRYRVELDQSEREALAAMLSGGKHAARKLKRAQILLAAHAGQDDASIAATVAVGESTVYRTKRRFVETGLEAALNEQARPGAQRKLSGKEEALLIATACTNPPPGRARWTLELLADTLVKLTEHEALSRETVRRRLAENDLKPWRKDMWCIPKIDAEYVARMEDVLDLYAETPDPRHPVVCFDESPTQLIGEIRQPIPAEPGKPLRYDCEYKRNGTANLFVFLDAHCSWRKVKVTERRTADDFAQCMRDLVDIHYPQAPRIRVVLDNLSTHTPAALYQALPPVEARRILQRIEFHYTPKHASWLNMVEIEIGVLRSQCLDRRIDCRDRLITEVAAWEQLRNASGARINWMFSTETARKKLAKAYPVPTSDKPS
- a CDS encoding MFS transporter, which codes for MPAAPTPSAQSATADTQGLIRLLTAGAGVSVACIYLNHPLLGLIGRDLDIAPHALGVLPTLTAAGYASGIFFFGPLGDRYDRRLVILWKAVLLTFALIGSCVAPRLPMLAASGFAIGLAATIAQDFVPSAAAISTDLNRNRNIGTVMTGLLIGIVGSRVFSGIVADHFGWRAAFGVSAAAIVGLALAVRAAHFGVAPATRQPYFTLLRSLGTLFAQHPRLRASAFTQACLSVAFSGFWSTVALHLTGTLGLSTGQAGLLGLAGAAGALGASIAGRLSGRVAPGHIVTGGALLMAATFAAMALFPHSLPAIVIGTLLFDMGVQAALVSHQTIIYALAPEARSRINAVFMTIVFIGMSAGAYGASLAWNGGRWTGLMAFCTATASIGLGLRLIFNARLGTR
- a CDS encoding GntR family transcriptional regulator — protein: MPDAVVPLYHQIYVVLRQQILEGKFGDGPMPGEIELARQFGASRVTMRRVFDYLVKEGLVRRHRGMGTFVVHPDDPAAASDGQTLLQNIIDVGERTSAVVVEFEDVMAPPDEAKLLEVAPGTPIKKLVRVRHLEDTPMALITTWLPLDVTVKLTLERLANQSLLRLIEASGVRIDRASQVVSARLADVATAQYLDIAVGAPLLSVQRIVREMSGRPVQLLQGLYRPDRYEYRMELSRVGEDRARLWIDNAGRGGRSADEEGERTPPRNGRQG
- a CDS encoding winged helix-turn-helix transcriptional regulator; translated protein: MKTPEPFPVPSASELVASMKAPCSIGGAVSLVGEKWTLLVLREAFSGVTRFDEFLRRIGCSSAILSSRLKALVAHGILRRVPYQEPGDRVRDAYRLTRAGVDLLPAIVALMQWGDRYLTPDGEGPILLRDRASGTPIHVALVNAVGQEVAPQDSVPERNPHYRHRAGRPDDTAEGNPEAVSNR
- a CDS encoding GNAT family N-acetyltransferase, which codes for MLYTIHRYPAQWIDRWTMPDGTAATVRPILPQDAPLAVALVEGLSPESRYARFLVGGGRLSDEMLAAYTQVDYVNHLALVVSVADADGSGERLIADGRFVLQDGVAEFALLVADDWQGKGVGRRLFAMLIRAVRAAGAREVFGEVLSMNRRMIALARDAGFQVASVPGDATVCTVHLPLAEQRVPAAVAIPFPFAAVAG